Proteins co-encoded in one Brassica oleracea var. oleracea cultivar TO1000 chromosome C4, BOL, whole genome shotgun sequence genomic window:
- the LOC106337613 gene encoding transcription factor bHLH130, whose product MDSNHLYDPNHTPSSGSGLLRFRSAPSSVLTTFVADDDDESGLDSDRLLSRFASSNGPSEFEAKSSVTSVSYAATLPPPPQLPEPSGFLGLPPHYPRQSKGMMNTIGLDQFLNDHHTKPVESNLLRQSSSPAGMFTNLTAQNGYGSVRSLMNYEEDEQSPSSSNELRRHNSLSSRPPSSLGMLSQIPEIASESSFQYSHWNDPASFIDNLPSLKRETEDDRKLFQNGESGNRMHHLSLPNASSTTSDMVSVDKYMQLQDSVPCRIRAKRGCATHPRSIAERVRRTKISERMRKLQELVPNMDKQTNTADMLDLAVDYIKDLQRQYKILNENRANCKCMNKEKNLI is encoded by the exons ATGGATTCAAATCATCTCTACGACCCGAATCACACACCTTCTTCCGGGTCGGGTCTTCTTCGCTTTCGTTCAGCTCCAAGCTCTGTTCTCACCACTTTCGTTGCCGACGACGACGACGAGAGCGGACTTGACTCCGACAGGTTGCTTTCAAGATTCGCCAGCTCTAATGGTCCCAGCGAGTTCGAGGCTAAGTCCTCTGTCACCTCTGTTTCATACGCCGCCACTCTTCCTCCGCCGCCGCAGCTGCCTGAGCCGTCGGGATTTCTCGGTTTGCCGCCGCATTATCCGAGACAGAGCAAGGGGATGATGAACACGATTGGTTTGGATCAGTTTCTCAATGATCATCACACCAAACCTGTTGAATCAAACCTTCTCCGGCAAAGCAGCTCTCCGGCGGGGATGTTCACGAACCTAACTGCTCAAAACG GTTATGGCTCAGTGAGGAGTTTGATGAACTACGAAGAAGACGAACAGAGTCCATCTAGTTCCAATGAGTTAAGACGCCACAACAGTCTCTCTTCAAGGCCACCTTCTTCTCTGGGAATGCTCTCTCAGATACCTGAAATCGCCTCTGAAAGTAGTTTTCAATACAGCCATTGGAACGATCCCGCCAGCTTCATTGATAACTTACCCTCTCTCAAAAGAGAAACAGAGGACGACCGCAAATTGTTCCAG AATGGAGAGTCTGGAAATCGAATGCATCACTTGAGTCTACCTAACGCATCATCTACAACCTCGGACATGGTTTCAGTGGATAAGTACATGCAGCTACAAGACTCTGTTCCTTGTAGGATTAGAGCCAAACGTGGTTGCGCCACACATCCTCGAAGCATTGCTGAACGG GTAAGAAGAACAAAGATAAGCGAACGAATGAGGAAACTACAAGAGCTTGTTCCTAATATGGACAAG CAAACGAATACTGCGGATATGTTGGATTTAGCTGTGGATTACATCAAAGATTTACAAAGACAGTATAAG ATTTTGAATGAGAACAGAGCTAACTGCAAGTGTATGAACAAGGAGAAGAATTTGATATAG